From Nonlabens sp. Ci31, the proteins below share one genomic window:
- a CDS encoding DUF4230 domain-containing protein, with product MDVLFFLGLALGAVASFFIFKLFFKGGKKENTREQSVVLMEKIRSVCKFITVEGDFSEIYHYKNVKNKIANFLLGKKKAIILIKAKAPIGFDLTKIEMDSDPEKKTIHLKNFPQPQILSIATDFSYYDKSEGWTNDFTSDDLTEVTRNAKQHIIDKIPESGLMDQAKKEAIQAIKMMEGLAATIGWTLDYNDLILHETLESKKLDS from the coding sequence ATGGATGTATTATTTTTTCTGGGACTGGCATTAGGAGCCGTCGCATCATTTTTCATATTCAAACTGTTTTTTAAAGGCGGTAAAAAAGAGAATACTCGCGAGCAAAGTGTGGTTCTTATGGAAAAGATACGCTCGGTATGCAAATTCATAACAGTGGAAGGAGATTTTTCTGAAATCTACCATTACAAAAATGTAAAAAACAAGATTGCTAACTTTCTCTTAGGTAAAAAGAAGGCGATTATTTTGATCAAAGCAAAAGCTCCTATAGGTTTTGACCTGACTAAAATCGAAATGGATAGCGATCCAGAAAAGAAGACTATACATCTTAAAAATTTCCCGCAGCCACAAATTCTAAGTATAGCAACAGACTTTAGCTATTACGATAAGTCTGAAGGATGGACCAACGACTTTACCAGTGACGACCTTACCGAAGTAACGCGCAATGCCAAGCAACACATTATTGATAAGATTCCTGAAAGCGGCCTTATGGATCAGGCCAAAAAAGAAGCTATACAAGCTATTAAAATGATGGAAGGACTTGCTGCTACTATAGGATGGACCCTTGACTACAACGACTTAATTCTCCATGAAACTTTAGAAAGTAAAAAGCTGGATTCTTAA
- a CDS encoding WD40/YVTN/BNR-like repeat-containing protein produces the protein MKKILSFLFISSFIISFAQNPAPTTAVEIQNSLEKMEQMASSSPFKNLEFKNIGPTVMSGRVVDVDINPADPTEMLVAYASGGLWYSNNNGTSFTPIMDNAGTINLGDIAVDWNSKTIWAGTGENNSSRSSYAGIGLLKSTDWGETWSQPMLTDSHHIGRILIDPRNTDHVVVAVTGPLYSKSQARGIYTTDNGGKSWRKRLVTGESAGVIDLAAAPENFDIMYAASWEKDRKAWNFDGNGAASAIYKSTDAGQTWTKITTEESGFPVGTGVGRIGLAVYDANTVYAIHDSQFRRPKESLDAKKAGNQDLSKDDFKSMSKDNFLQLDDKKLNTFLKQNGFQEKYRAQNVKNMVRAGDATPLDVAKYLENANTQLFDTPVKGAELYRSNDGGKTWNKTHEGQIDGVFYSYGYYFAQVRVDPSDVNHVYAMGVPIIKSDDGGKNWSSISKENVHADHHALWINPNKRGHIINGNDGGLNISYDDGETWIKNNSPSVGQFYAINYDMEQPYRVYGGLQDNGVWVGAHNARENRAWHQQGQYPWETIMGGDGMQIQIDSRNSDIVYTGYQFGNYYRIDREKEKQTYIQPKHELGESPYRFNWQTPILLSSHNQDILYLGGNKLHRSMNQGDDWTAISPDLTQGEKEGNVAYGTLTSISESPFQFGLIYTGSDDGLVQISKDSGASWNSIQGDWPANLWVSRVVASQHKKERVYVSLNGYRFDDFTTYVYKSDDYGQTWTSIGNTIPTSPVNVIIEHPKKENILFVGTDNASYISTNTGTTWDLLNNGMPPVAVHDMKIQPVANDILIGTHGRSIYTTNLDALELLNVSSREEFIKPNSEIAFKMTKVDKMRASSRYGSQGFMWSGGPEPKVKLTYYAPMAGKVKIEVLNAEGKTIYENGMTASVGLNFYTYDGTLGDYALKRFNKENRPEKAENGKYYLPIGTYSIQLTGNSGSVAQELIVE, from the coding sequence ATGAAGAAAATTCTTTCTTTTCTATTTATCAGCTCCTTTATTATATCCTTTGCTCAGAACCCTGCGCCAACAACTGCCGTTGAGATTCAAAATAGCTTGGAAAAAATGGAGCAAATGGCCTCCTCCTCTCCATTTAAAAACTTAGAATTCAAAAATATAGGACCTACAGTAATGTCTGGTCGTGTTGTAGACGTAGATATAAATCCAGCCGACCCTACCGAAATGCTCGTTGCTTATGCCAGCGGTGGATTATGGTACTCTAATAATAATGGAACCAGCTTTACTCCTATTATGGATAATGCGGGTACGATTAATCTTGGTGATATTGCCGTAGACTGGAATTCTAAAACGATCTGGGCAGGAACTGGAGAGAATAATTCTAGTCGCAGTAGTTATGCTGGAATAGGTTTATTGAAATCAACAGACTGGGGGGAAACCTGGAGCCAACCTATGCTAACCGACTCTCATCATATAGGTCGTATTTTAATCGACCCAAGAAACACTGATCATGTAGTCGTTGCCGTAACTGGACCTTTATACTCTAAGAGTCAAGCACGAGGAATATATACCACAGATAATGGTGGTAAAAGCTGGAGAAAACGATTAGTGACTGGAGAATCAGCTGGCGTTATTGATCTTGCTGCTGCACCAGAGAATTTTGATATCATGTATGCTGCCAGTTGGGAGAAAGACCGTAAAGCATGGAATTTTGATGGAAATGGAGCTGCCAGTGCGATTTATAAAAGTACTGACGCAGGACAAACCTGGACTAAAATAACCACAGAAGAAAGTGGCTTTCCTGTTGGAACTGGTGTGGGACGTATAGGTCTTGCCGTGTATGATGCTAACACGGTTTATGCGATTCACGATTCTCAATTTAGAAGGCCTAAAGAAAGTTTAGATGCTAAAAAAGCGGGCAATCAAGACCTTTCTAAAGACGATTTTAAATCCATGTCCAAAGATAATTTTCTTCAACTGGACGATAAAAAACTCAATACCTTCTTAAAACAAAACGGTTTTCAAGAAAAGTATCGTGCACAAAACGTAAAAAATATGGTACGTGCTGGAGATGCCACTCCTCTAGATGTAGCAAAATATCTGGAAAATGCCAATACACAACTTTTTGATACCCCCGTAAAAGGGGCAGAGCTCTACCGTTCTAACGATGGTGGAAAAACATGGAATAAAACTCACGAAGGACAAATAGATGGCGTATTCTACAGCTACGGTTACTACTTTGCTCAAGTAAGAGTAGATCCTAGCGATGTCAATCATGTTTACGCTATGGGTGTGCCTATTATCAAATCTGACGATGGTGGTAAAAACTGGAGCAGCATCTCTAAAGAAAATGTACATGCAGATCATCATGCTTTATGGATCAATCCAAACAAACGCGGTCACATAATCAACGGTAATGATGGCGGCCTCAACATTTCTTATGATGATGGTGAGACCTGGATCAAAAACAACTCCCCTAGCGTAGGACAGTTTTATGCGATCAATTACGATATGGAACAACCATACCGTGTCTATGGTGGCTTACAAGATAACGGTGTTTGGGTAGGTGCTCACAATGCAAGAGAAAACAGAGCCTGGCATCAACAAGGACAGTATCCATGGGAAACTATAATGGGTGGTGACGGAATGCAAATTCAAATTGATTCTAGAAATAGCGATATCGTTTATACGGGATACCAATTTGGTAATTATTACAGAATTGATCGTGAAAAAGAAAAGCAGACTTATATACAGCCTAAACATGAACTGGGAGAATCTCCTTATCGCTTCAACTGGCAAACTCCTATTCTATTGAGCTCGCACAATCAAGATATCCTTTATCTAGGTGGAAATAAATTACACCGTTCCATGAATCAAGGTGATGACTGGACAGCCATATCTCCAGACCTTACTCAAGGTGAGAAAGAAGGAAATGTAGCTTACGGAACACTGACTTCCATCAGTGAATCTCCATTTCAATTTGGTTTAATTTATACAGGTTCTGATGATGGGTTGGTTCAAATTTCCAAAGATAGCGGTGCGAGCTGGAACTCTATCCAAGGTGACTGGCCGGCTAACTTATGGGTAAGCCGTGTAGTAGCTTCTCAACATAAAAAGGAACGTGTTTATGTCAGCCTTAACGGTTATAGATTTGACGATTTTACCACCTATGTTTATAAAAGTGATGATTATGGTCAGACTTGGACTTCCATAGGAAACACCATTCCTACATCGCCAGTAAATGTGATCATCGAGCATCCTAAAAAAGAGAATATCCTTTTTGTGGGAACAGATAATGCGAGCTATATCAGTACCAATACAGGAACCACTTGGGATCTATTGAATAATGGAATGCCACCAGTTGCCGTTCACGATATGAAAATACAGCCCGTTGCAAATGATATATTGATCGGGACGCATGGAAGATCTATTTATACGACCAACTTAGATGCTCTTGAATTGTTAAATGTAAGTAGCAGAGAAGAGTTTATTAAACCAAATTCAGAGATTGCTTTCAAAATGACAAAAGTTGATAAAATGAGAGCTTCCTCCAGATATGGATCACAAGGTTTTATGTGGAGTGGGGGACCAGAACCTAAAGTAAAACTTACCTATTACGCACCAATGGCAGGAAAAGTAAAAATAGAAGTCCTTAATGCAGAAGGAAAAACGATCTATGAAAACGGAATGACAGCAAGTGTGGGTCTTAATTTTTACACTTATGATGGTACGCTAGGCGACTATGCTTTAAAGAGGTTTAACAAAGAAAACAGACCTGAAAAAGCAGAAAACGGGAAGTATTACCTGCCTATAGGAACTTATTCTATCCAATTAACTGGTAATTCTGGAAGTGTTGCACAGGAATTAATCGTAGAGTAA
- a CDS encoding MmcQ/YjbR family DNA-binding protein: MEIDELRDYCLSKKGVTEEFPFDEVTLVFKVMNKMFCLAGLEKWERGEKTINLKCNPEKAIELREQYDGTVIGGFHSNKKHWNTIYTDRDMPREKLQHWINHSYDLVVSKLTRKDKEILKNL; this comes from the coding sequence ATGGAAATAGACGAACTTAGAGATTATTGCCTTTCAAAAAAAGGAGTGACAGAAGAGTTCCCTTTTGATGAAGTGACTTTGGTTTTTAAGGTGATGAATAAAATGTTTTGTCTCGCAGGGCTTGAAAAGTGGGAACGTGGAGAAAAAACCATTAATTTAAAATGCAACCCAGAAAAAGCTATAGAACTCCGAGAGCAATACGATGGAACCGTAATTGGTGGTTTTCATTCTAATAAAAAACATTGGAATACCATTTATACAGATCGAGATATGCCCCGAGAAAAATTACAACATTGGATCAATCACAGTTACGATCTTGTCGTCTCCAAGCTGACGCGTAAGGATAAAGAAATTTTAAAAAACCTCTAA
- a CDS encoding aminopeptidase P family protein, which yields MKYHPINPNLFIKNRKNFMAKMKPSSLAVFNSNDVFTTGADSTLPFSQNRDIFYLSGADQEHTILLLFPECPDPAHREVLFVTETNSHIAVWEGEKLTKAKATEVTGIKTVYWLSDFDKKFFEMMTQCDSIYFNTNEHYRQAVELETREDRFIKKTKAQFPAHNYAKSAPILQRLRAVKDQIEIDVMQKACDITNAAFRRVLNFVEPGVMEYEVEAEFLHEFIRRRSDGFSYTPIIASGNNANVLHYIENNQECKSGDLMLIDAGAQYANYSSDMTRTIPVNGRFTERQKQVYNAVLKVKNEATKMLVPGTLWKEYHIQVGKIMTRELLELGLIDKADVQNEDPNWPAYKKYFMHGTSHHIGLDTHDYGVLWEPMQAGNVFTVEPGIYIPEEGFGIRLEDDLVINNSGAPFNLMRDIPIEVEEIEDIMNS from the coding sequence ATGAAATACCATCCTATAAATCCGAATCTTTTTATCAAAAACCGAAAGAACTTTATGGCCAAAATGAAGCCGTCTAGTCTTGCCGTTTTTAATTCCAATGATGTTTTTACAACAGGAGCAGACAGTACCTTACCTTTTTCTCAAAACAGAGATATCTTTTATCTAAGTGGGGCAGATCAGGAGCATACTATTTTATTGTTGTTTCCAGAATGTCCAGATCCTGCGCATAGAGAAGTGCTTTTTGTGACAGAAACAAATTCACATATAGCCGTTTGGGAGGGAGAGAAACTCACTAAAGCAAAAGCGACGGAAGTTACGGGTATTAAGACCGTTTACTGGTTGAGTGATTTTGACAAAAAGTTTTTTGAAATGATGACGCAATGCGACAGCATTTATTTCAATACTAATGAGCATTACCGTCAGGCCGTTGAGTTAGAAACTCGTGAGGACCGATTCATCAAAAAAACTAAAGCTCAATTCCCAGCACATAATTATGCAAAGTCAGCTCCGATTCTTCAACGACTGCGAGCGGTAAAAGACCAAATCGAGATTGATGTGATGCAAAAGGCCTGTGATATTACCAACGCAGCGTTCCGCCGTGTGTTGAATTTTGTAGAGCCTGGTGTTATGGAATATGAGGTAGAAGCGGAGTTTTTGCATGAGTTTATCAGAAGACGTAGTGATGGATTTTCTTACACACCTATCATTGCTAGCGGTAATAATGCAAATGTGTTGCATTATATAGAAAACAACCAAGAATGTAAGAGTGGTGATCTGATGTTGATTGACGCTGGTGCACAGTATGCTAACTATTCCAGCGACATGACCAGAACAATTCCTGTTAACGGCCGTTTTACAGAAAGACAAAAACAGGTATACAACGCTGTTCTAAAAGTAAAAAATGAAGCGACTAAAATGTTGGTACCTGGAACCTTATGGAAAGAGTACCACATTCAGGTAGGTAAAATCATGACTAGAGAATTGTTAGAATTAGGCCTTATCGATAAAGCTGATGTTCAAAACGAAGATCCAAACTGGCCAGCTTATAAAAAATATTTCATGCACGGTACCTCACACCACATCGGTTTGGACACGCACGACTATGGGGTTCTATGGGAACCAATGCAGGCAGGAAATGTCTTTACGGTCGAACCAGGGATTTACATACCTGAGGAAGGTTTTGGTATCAGACTAGAAGATGACTTAGTGATCAATAACAGTGGCGCTCCATTTAATTTGATGAGAGACATACCTATTGAAGTGGAAGAGATTGAGGATATTATGAACTCTTAG
- a CDS encoding MutS-related protein — protein sequence MESKLHSFYNERIAQFTDSSNRLQNQLRLSSTIRFLVFIAGAAAIYFLFDYWQYAILTGFVFFGIFLFLVSRHENLKRKRDFQIGLRDINAKELQILDRDYQGFRSGKEFLADDHEYNRDIDLFGTGSIFQYLNRSVTKDGVISLAQKLNSNDINDIEKKQEAVKELAGKVDFRQEFWATATLLDQDRDPKSMLRWVKNYEAFVPKVFSWLCWLWLALSIATFALYFYDLVSGYIPSAVFFVGLGITGQYIKRITAFSANISSLELFFSQYSQLVLAIEQENFESELLVELKSQITTDGAPASERFHKLARTIGRLDQRNNMLFGVLANGLGLWDLKQVYTIEQWLQENALHMEHWLQAAAKVDAMSSLGNFAYNHPNYSYPTIVEGSFQLKATQAHHPLLDPKKSIGNDIDISSGEFFIITGANMAGKSTFLRTISMKIVLSNAGLPVCAQEVTYSPIKLITSMRTSDSLTDDESYFFSELKRLKYMVDKIETDRYFIVLDEILKGTNSQDKANGSRKLMEKLSRKHATGIIATHDLSLTEVADEYNSISNYFFDADITNDELTFDYKFKDGVATNMNASFLLRKMGIVDN from the coding sequence TTGGAATCAAAACTCCACTCCTTTTATAACGAGCGTATTGCTCAATTCACCGATTCCAGCAATCGATTACAAAATCAATTGCGACTTTCGAGTACGATTAGGTTTCTGGTATTTATTGCTGGTGCGGCAGCTATCTACTTCCTTTTTGATTATTGGCAATACGCCATTCTAACTGGATTTGTATTTTTTGGGATATTTCTTTTTCTAGTTTCTAGACATGAAAACCTCAAACGCAAACGTGATTTTCAAATCGGCTTAAGGGATATTAATGCTAAGGAATTACAAATTTTAGATCGAGATTATCAAGGTTTCCGGTCTGGTAAAGAATTTCTGGCCGATGACCATGAGTACAATCGTGATATTGATCTTTTTGGAACAGGCTCTATATTCCAGTACTTAAATAGGAGTGTTACTAAAGATGGTGTGATCTCGCTTGCGCAAAAACTCAATAGCAATGACATCAACGACATTGAAAAAAAACAAGAAGCGGTAAAAGAGCTGGCGGGTAAAGTTGACTTCAGACAAGAGTTTTGGGCAACAGCCACTTTGCTCGATCAAGATCGCGATCCTAAATCCATGTTGCGTTGGGTTAAAAACTACGAAGCTTTTGTACCCAAAGTATTCTCTTGGTTATGCTGGTTGTGGCTGGCATTGAGTATAGCAACCTTTGCACTTTATTTCTATGATTTGGTTTCTGGTTACATTCCATCTGCTGTCTTTTTTGTCGGCTTAGGGATTACCGGGCAATATATAAAAAGAATCACTGCTTTTTCTGCCAACATCAGCAGTCTCGAATTGTTTTTTAGTCAGTACAGTCAGTTGGTTTTAGCTATTGAACAAGAGAATTTTGAGAGTGAATTGCTCGTTGAATTAAAATCACAAATCACGACTGATGGCGCTCCAGCTTCAGAACGTTTTCACAAGCTGGCCCGAACAATAGGAAGGCTGGATCAAAGAAATAACATGCTTTTTGGTGTGCTTGCAAACGGTTTAGGTCTTTGGGATTTAAAGCAAGTGTATACCATTGAACAGTGGTTACAAGAAAATGCCTTGCATATGGAGCACTGGTTACAAGCTGCAGCAAAAGTTGATGCGATGAGCTCGCTAGGTAATTTTGCCTACAACCATCCTAATTATAGCTATCCTACTATTGTAGAAGGAAGTTTCCAGTTAAAAGCTACCCAAGCACATCATCCATTATTGGACCCTAAAAAGTCTATAGGAAATGACATCGACATTTCTTCTGGTGAGTTCTTTATCATTACTGGGGCTAACATGGCTGGGAAAAGTACGTTTTTAAGGACCATATCCATGAAAATAGTGCTGTCTAACGCAGGTTTACCGGTTTGCGCACAAGAAGTCACTTATAGTCCTATAAAACTGATTACAAGCATGAGAACTAGCGACTCGTTAACTGATGATGAGTCCTACTTTTTTAGCGAGTTAAAACGTCTCAAATACATGGTAGATAAAATAGAAACCGATCGGTATTTTATAGTTCTTGATGAAATTCTTAAGGGAACAAACAGCCAGGATAAAGCTAACGGTTCTCGTAAACTGATGGAGAAGCTCTCCAGAAAACATGCGACAGGAATCATTGCTACACACGATCTGAGTCTTACCGAAGTGGCTGATGAATACAACAGTATTTCCAACTACTTTTTTGATGCCGACATTACTAATGACGAGCTGACATTTGATTACAAATTCAAAGATGGCGTCGCTACTAATATGAACGCGAGTTTCTTATTGAGGAAAATGGGGATAGTGGATAATTAG
- a CDS encoding cyclase family protein translates to MKNCLLLIAAVTIMISCVEENRPLTDTFIMKTTIQLENEQVSIDLSKPLDISLAVQHNAGVGAWYIDQPQINYVEVDGYVGNVKLGGSTNFNDLNFNPHSHGTHTECIGHITEEFHSVNDALDNTFFKAQLISITPQELNGDLVINESVTAPLKAGINAVILRTMPNLENKKTKNYSNSNPPYVDAGLMFRFRESGIQHLLIDLPSVDKEKDNGALLAHKEFWNYKGEHRLDATITELIYVPDHIKDGLYMMDLQVAPIENDAAPSRPILYEIL, encoded by the coding sequence ATGAAGAACTGCCTTCTCCTTATTGCTGCTGTTACCATTATGATCAGTTGTGTGGAGGAAAATAGACCTCTAACCGATACATTTATTATGAAAACGACCATACAGCTGGAAAACGAACAGGTCTCCATTGATCTTTCAAAACCATTAGACATCAGTCTTGCGGTACAACATAATGCTGGCGTAGGTGCCTGGTACATCGACCAGCCTCAAATCAACTATGTGGAAGTAGATGGTTATGTGGGGAATGTAAAATTGGGCGGCTCGACTAATTTTAACGACCTTAATTTTAATCCGCATAGTCATGGGACGCATACCGAGTGTATAGGTCATATTACTGAGGAATTCCACAGTGTAAATGATGCGCTGGACAACACTTTTTTTAAAGCCCAATTGATAAGTATCACTCCACAAGAATTAAATGGCGATCTGGTGATTAATGAATCCGTTACTGCCCCTTTAAAAGCTGGAATAAATGCTGTGATCTTGCGTACGATGCCTAATCTTGAGAATAAGAAAACTAAGAATTATTCCAACAGCAATCCGCCGTATGTAGATGCTGGATTGATGTTTCGCTTTCGCGAAAGCGGTATTCAACACCTTCTAATAGACCTACCGAGCGTAGATAAAGAGAAAGACAATGGTGCACTACTGGCTCATAAAGAATTCTGGAATTATAAGGGGGAGCACCGACTTGACGCCACCATTACAGAACTGATTTATGTTCCTGACCACATAAAAGACGGTCTCTATATGATGGACCTTCAAGTAGCTCCTATAGAAAATGATGCTGCACCTTCACGACCTATTCTGTACGAGATATTGTAA
- a CDS encoding T9SS type A sorting domain-containing protein → MVNGYEGAMGGSMGNANNWDGVSFNRPLLSNAQDPVVVCFNKNTGSVIAIEDVERPFGFNDEVTALAVDNFGNYIVGGYVTSSLFNNDPNVPVITNSGGDSDFWFARLAKTDCNGVPLSNDSFEKSKASISPNPAQGRVQVNGDENFSSYSIYNIAWQEVLSGNLSSDQQLNISTLSLGMYFLNLQSDVSNHILKLIKE, encoded by the coding sequence GTGGTCAATGGTTATGAGGGAGCTATGGGTGGTTCTATGGGCAATGCGAATAATTGGGATGGTGTTAGTTTTAATAGACCCTTACTTAGCAACGCACAAGACCCAGTCGTGGTTTGTTTTAATAAGAATACAGGTAGTGTTATTGCTATAGAAGATGTAGAAAGACCTTTTGGTTTTAATGATGAGGTCACTGCTCTTGCTGTAGATAATTTTGGTAATTATATAGTAGGTGGATATGTGACGAGTTCGCTTTTTAACAATGATCCTAACGTTCCTGTAATTACCAATTCTGGTGGGGACAGTGATTTCTGGTTTGCGCGACTTGCCAAAACAGATTGCAATGGCGTGCCATTAAGCAATGATAGTTTTGAAAAATCAAAAGCAAGTATTTCTCCTAATCCAGCACAGGGTAGGGTGCAGGTTAACGGTGATGAGAATTTTAGTTCCTATTCTATTTATAATATAGCTTGGCAAGAAGTGCTTTCAGGAAATTTATCTAGCGATCAACAACTGAATATTTCTACCTTATCTTTAGGAATGTATTTTTTGAATTTGCAAAGTGATGTTTCAAATCACATATTAAAATTGATAAAGGAATAA
- a CDS encoding GGIII-like transmembrane region-containing protein yields the protein METARYFIIGFTLLIVLLLVVTFMKNRKKKKRS from the coding sequence ATGGAAACTGCAAGATATTTTATCATCGGTTTTACCCTTTTAATCGTGCTATTATTAGTGGTTACTTTTATGAAGAATCGCAAGAAAAAAAAGCGTTCTTAA
- a CDS encoding RNA methyltransferase, translated as MRKLLNEELDRLTTEGFKESDKTPLVIVLDNVRSLNNIGSIFRSADAYRVEKIYLCGITAQPPHKDIRKTALGATETINWEYAEHTIDVVNKLHIQGYTTCAIEQAERSQNLYNFTPGKGQKVAIVLGNEVKGVQQEVVDSCKEVIELDQFGTKHSLNISVCAGIVIYDLFNKISLLRG; from the coding sequence ATGAGAAAACTCCTAAACGAAGAACTGGACCGCCTGACTACCGAAGGTTTTAAAGAAAGTGATAAAACACCATTAGTCATTGTGCTGGATAATGTTCGGAGTTTAAATAATATAGGTTCCATTTTCCGTAGTGCAGATGCGTATCGTGTCGAGAAAATCTATTTATGCGGTATTACCGCACAACCACCACACAAAGACATTAGAAAAACGGCACTAGGCGCCACAGAAACTATAAATTGGGAATACGCAGAGCACACGATTGATGTAGTAAACAAACTCCATATACAAGGCTATACGACTTGTGCAATAGAACAAGCAGAGCGTTCTCAAAACCTGTATAATTTTACACCAGGAAAGGGTCAGAAAGTAGCCATCGTTTTAGGTAACGAGGTAAAAGGCGTCCAGCAAGAAGTGGTAGACTCGTGTAAAGAAGTCATAGAATTAGACCAGTTTGGTACCAAACATAGTTTAAACATCTCTGTTTGTGCAGGGATTGTGATCTACGATCTGTTTAATAAGATTAGTTTGTTGAGAGGATAG